The following nucleotide sequence is from Pedobacter sp. PACM 27299.
CATTATTTCCATTATTATTACCACCGGGATATCTCGGAGGGAGGATAGCTAATGGGTATAAAATACTAAAAATAAAAACCACAAAAAGCGCCTTCCTCTAATCGGGGAAGGCGCTTTTTTTTTAACCTAAAACTATGAACATATTAAAATTTGGAGGTACATCTGTTGGTTCCGTAGAAAGCATCACTGCTTTGCTGGGAATCTTGAAAGAGCAGCAAGGCGCTGAAAATCCCATTGTCGTCTTATCTGCCATGAGCGGGGTGACCAACGCCCTGGTCGAAATGGCAGAAAACGCAGGAAAAGGGAAGATTTATGGGGAGGAATTGAGTGCTATTGAAAAGAAACATTTTGAAGTGATCCGTGCCTTATTGCCAGCAAGCGCACAGAATCCGGTACTCACCAAGCTAAAAATCTATTTTAATGAGCTGGAAGATATTTTGCAATCGGTCTATAACCTGAGAGAACTGAGCCTGCAAACGAAAGACTTAATATTGAGTTACGGAGAGCGTTGCTCGGCAGTGATGGTAAGCCATATTGCCAAACAAACTTTTCCGGATGCCTTATATGTTGATGGTTCTGAACTGATCAAAACAGACCAGAACTTCGGACAAGCGAAGGTGAATACCTACCTCACAGAAACTTTAATCAAAGATTTCTATGAGTCAAATGCCGATAAATTATTATTCGTAACTGGTTTTATTGCCAGTAATGATGAGGGAAGAATCACTACTTTAGGAAGGGGCGGAAGTGACTATACCGCCGCTATCTGGGGTTCTGCACTGAATGCATCCGAAATTCAGGTCTGGACAGATGTGGACGGAATGATGACTGCCGATCCAAGAATGGTGAAAAAGGCCTTCTCCCTTGCAGAATTGAGCTATACCGAAGCCATGGAGCTTTCTTATTTTGGCGCTAAAGTGATATATCCGCCTACGATGATCCCTGCGTTTTTGAAGCGCATTCCTATTGTGATCAAAAATACATTCAATGTCGATTTTCCGGGCACTTATATCAAGCATGGTGCGGGAAGTTCAAAATTGCCGATCAAAGGGATCTCTTCTATTGATGAAATCAGTGTATTGAATCTTTCTGGTAGTGGAATGGTTGGAAAAGCAGGTTTCAGCGGTCGGTTGTTCTCTTTACTTTCCCGTGAACAGATCAATGTGATTCTCATTACACAGTCTTCTTCTGAGCATAGCATCACTTTCGCGGTAAAACCAGGTGACGCTTTGAAAGCTTTGGCGTTGATCAATAAGGAGTTTGAACTGGAATTACAAGCAAGAAAACTGGAATATCCGGAAGTAGAAAATGGTTTGGCCGCCTTAGCTATTGTTGGTGAAAACATGAAACGGACGCCTGGAATGTCAGGAAAGCTGTTCCATGCTTTAGGTAGAAACGGGGTCAATGTCAGGGCAATTGCACAGGGTTCTTCGGAGTACAATATCTCTGTGATCATCTCTAAACCGGATTTGTCGAAAGCTGTAAATGCGGTGCATGATGCTTTCTATGCGAATCTGAAAAGAACACTGCCTATCTTTTGTCTGGGAACAGGGAATATTGGCAAGACCTTATTTACACAGCTGGAAGCGCAAATGAATTTTCTGGCCACCAATAATGACCTTCAGGTAAAGGTAATGGGCGTTTGTAATACCCGTAAAATGTACCTCAATGTTGATGGAATTGCTTTGAGCAATTGGGAAGAAGTACTGGAAAGTGAGGGAGAGCCAGCAGATTTACCACTTTTCATCAAAAAGATGAAAGCGATGAACCTGCCAAATTGTGTGTTTGTAGACAATACTGCCAGTCATAATCCAATTCAGTTTTATAAGGATGTGCTGCAATCGAGCATTTCTGTGGTGACTTGTAATAAGATTGGTAATTCAGCAGATTATGAGCAATATGCCGCATTTAAACAGGCAGCAAGGACTTATGGCGTAGATTTTCATTATGAAACTAATGTGGGTGCAGGCCTGCCAATCATCCGTACTTTAAAAGATCTGATGATGAGCGGCGACCAGATTCACCGCATAGAAGCCATCTTATCAG
It contains:
- the thrA gene encoding bifunctional aspartate kinase/homoserine dehydrogenase I, whose amino-acid sequence is MNILKFGGTSVGSVESITALLGILKEQQGAENPIVVLSAMSGVTNALVEMAENAGKGKIYGEELSAIEKKHFEVIRALLPASAQNPVLTKLKIYFNELEDILQSVYNLRELSLQTKDLILSYGERCSAVMVSHIAKQTFPDALYVDGSELIKTDQNFGQAKVNTYLTETLIKDFYESNADKLLFVTGFIASNDEGRITTLGRGGSDYTAAIWGSALNASEIQVWTDVDGMMTADPRMVKKAFSLAELSYTEAMELSYFGAKVIYPPTMIPAFLKRIPIVIKNTFNVDFPGTYIKHGAGSSKLPIKGISSIDEISVLNLSGSGMVGKAGFSGRLFSLLSREQINVILITQSSSEHSITFAVKPGDALKALALINKEFELELQARKLEYPEVENGLAALAIVGENMKRTPGMSGKLFHALGRNGVNVRAIAQGSSEYNISVIISKPDLSKAVNAVHDAFYANLKRTLPIFCLGTGNIGKTLFTQLEAQMNFLATNNDLQVKVMGVCNTRKMYLNVDGIALSNWEEVLESEGEPADLPLFIKKMKAMNLPNCVFVDNTASHNPIQFYKDVLQSSISVVTCNKIGNSADYEQYAAFKQAARTYGVDFHYETNVGAGLPIIRTLKDLMMSGDQIHRIEAILSGTISYIFNNYTGDKLFHEVVKEAQDKGYTEPDPRDDLNGKDFMRKMLILARDAGYPLEESDITIESMLPPACLAAATVADFYHELENNTEYFEKLKKQAAADKKVLRYIGKLEEGKVEITLQMVDDSHPFYMLSGSDNIISFTTDRYKDRPLVVKGPGAGAEVTAAGVFADIINVGKR